The genomic DNA AGACCCTCAACCAGCAGAGGTACGTCGAGGCGATCGACGCGAACACCATCGTCTTCGGCCTGGGCCCCGCGGGAACAGGCAAGACGTACCTCGCCATGGCGAAGGCCGTCCAGGCCCTCCAGCGCAAGGAAGTCAACCGGATCATCCTGACCCGTCCCGCCGTCGAGGCGGGGGAGCGGCTGGGGTACCTGCCGGGCACCCTGAGCGACAAGATCGACCCGTACCTCCGCCCCCTCTACGACGCGCTCCACGACATGCTGGACCCCGAGTCGATCCCGCGCCTCATGGAGGCCGGCACGATCGAGGTCGCCCCGCTCGCCTTCATGCGCGGGCGAACGCTCAACGACGCGTTCATCATCCTCGACGAGGCACAGAACACGACGGCCGACCAGATGAAGATGTTCCTGACTCGCCTGGGCTTCGCGTCGAAGATGGTCGTCACGGGCGACTCGTCCCAGGTTGACCTGCCCACCGGGTCCAAGAGCGGCCTCGCGGTCGTTGAGTCCATCCTGGACGGGGTCAATGACATCGACTTCGTCCACCTCACGGCGGGGGACGTCGTCCGGCACCGCCTCGTCAGCGACATCGTCAACGCCTACGGCGTCTGGGATGAGCGCGGGGCGAACGGGGGCCGCGCATGAGCGTCGAGTTCATCAACGAGACGGACGCGGAGGTCAACGTCACGGCCGTTCTCGCCTGCGCGCGCTTTGTCCTCGAGCGCATGCACTTGCACCCGGAGACGGACGTCGCCATCACCCTCATCTCCCCGGAGGAGATGGAGCGCCTCCACCTCGACTGGATGGATCTCGAGGGCCCCACGGACGTCATGAGCTTCCCCATGGACGAGCTGCGTCCCGGCTCGCCGGGGTCCGTCACGGGTGTCGGCGTCCTCGGCGACGTCGCCATCTGCCCCGCGGTCGCGGCCGAGCAGGCTGCGGCGCAGGGGCACTCTCTCGACGACGAGGTCCTCCTCCTGCTGACCCACAGCCTCTTGCATCTCATGGGCTTTGACCACGACGACGACGCAGCCCGCGCCCGGATGTTCGCCCTCCAGGACGAGCTCTTGACGTCCTTCCTGGGCCGCCCCGCTCCGAAGGCGACGACTGCGTGACCTACCTTCTTCTCGGAATCCTCTTCGCCATCGCGATCTCCCTCGCGGCGGTCCTCCTGGCCGCAGAGTCGGCCCTGAGCTACCTGCCGCGCTCCGAGGCGGAACGCCTCGGCAGGGGGCGGCACGGCGCCTCGATCCAGCGGATCCTGGCGCACCCCCACAGCCACCTGCACGGCGTGCGCTTCCTGAGGATCTTCTTCGAGATGAGCGCCGCCACGGCCGTCGCCTTCATCGCCGTGGAGCTCATCGAGTCGCTCTGGATCGCGGGCCTTGTGACCACGGTGGTCATGGCGGCCCTCTCGTTCGTCATCGTCGGCGTCTCGCCGCGGCAGTTCGGGCGTGCCCACTCGTCGGCCGTCGTCGTGGCCACGGCGCCGACCGTGAGCTTCCTGTGCCGCCTTCTCGGTCCCATCCCGCGCTGGCTCGCCGATGCTGGCCGCAAGCTCGCGGGGGAGTCTGCGCCCGTCGATGACGCGTTCTTCACCGAGGAGGAGTTCCGCGAGTTCGTCGACCGCGCCTCGGACGCTGACTACATCGAGGATGAGGAGGCCGAGCTCATCCACTCGGTCTTCGACCTGGGCGACACGCTCGTGGCGGGTGTCATGGTGCCCCGCACGGACATGATCACGATCCACCGTGAGGAGCCGCTCGAGAAGGCGGTCCGCCTCTTCGTGCGCTCCGGCTTCTCGCGCATCCCGGTCATCAACGAGTCGGCGGACGACGTCGTCGGCATGCTCTACTTCAAGGATGTCGCGGCGCGGCTTCACGGCCCGCATCGGGGCGGCGGCTCCCACGTGGACCCTGCGAGCCTCACCGCGGAGGACGTGGCCCGGGAGGCGCGCTACGTGCCGGACTCGATGCAGGCCGCCGAGCTGCTCCGCCAGCTCCAGCGGGAGTCCATCCATGTGGCCATCGTCGTCGACGAGTACGGCGGAACGGCCGGCCTCGTCACCCTCGAGGACGTCCTCGAGGAGATCGTCGGCGAAATCGTCGACGAGTATGATGCCAAGGACATCGTCCCTGTCCCCACGGAGGACGGCGGCTGGGAGGTCCCGGCCCGCATGAGCCTCGATGACCTCGGTGACCTGGTCGGGGCGGAGATTGAGGACGACGACGTCGAGACCGCCGGTGGTCTCCTCGCGAAGGCCCTCGGCCGCGTTCCCATCGTGGGCAGCCGCGGCGAGATCCTTGGCCTTGACCTGGTGGCCACGCGCAGCGAGGGCCGCCGCAACCGAATTTCGCACCTTGTGGTGCACTATCGGCCCTCGCACGAGGCCGCGACGGAAGAAGACGCATGAGCAACGAGAACCGGGGCGCCGCCCCCCATCGCGCTGAGGCCGAGCGGGAGGAGTTCGCGGAGCCCGTCGAGGGCTTCCGGGCCGGCTTCCTCTCGTTCGTCGGCCGCCCCAATGCGGGCAAGTCCACGCTGACCAATGCCCTTGTGGGGGACAAGGTCGCCATCACCTCGAACAAGCCCCAGACCACGCGCCACGCGATCCGGGGCATCGTCCACGGAAGTGACTTCCAGCTGGTCCTGGTGGACACGCCCGGGCTGCACCGGCCCCGGACTCTGCTCGGCAAGCGCCTCAACGAGCTCGTGGCCCAGACGCTCGCGGACGTCGACGCGATCGCGTTCTGCATCCCCGCCGACGAGCCGATCGGCCCCGGTGACCGCTTCATCGCCCAGCACATCCGGGACATGGGTCGCAAGCCGCTCATCGCGATTGTGACGAAGGCTGACCGTGTGAGCCGCCAGGCCCTGGGGGAGCAGCTGCTCGCCGTCCAGAAGCTCGGCGAGTCCGTGACGGACGGCGAGGGCTGGACCGAGATCATCCCGGTGTCGGCCACGGCAGGGTTCCAGGTGGACGAGGTCGCCCGCGTCCTGGCGCAGCACATGCCCGTGTCCCCGCCGCTCTACCCCCTGGGCTCGGTCACGGACGACGAGGACGCGAAGATCGTCTCGGAGCTCGTCCGCGAGGCGGCGCTCGAGGGCGTCCGGGACGAGCTGCCGCACTCCCTCGCCGCCACCGTGGAGGAGATTCTGCCCAGGGAGGGCCGCCCCGCAGACCGTCCCCTTCTGGACGTCCGGGTGACTGTCTACGTGGAGCGGCCGAGCCAGAAGGCCATCATCATCGGCAAGGGCGGCTCCCGCCTCAAGCACATCGGGGCCACGGCCCGCCCGGAGATCGAGCGCCGCCTCGGCAGCCAGGTTCACCTCGATCTCCACGTCAAGGTCCTCAAGGACTGGCAGCGGGACCCGAAGCAGCTCAACCGACTCGGATTCTAGAAGGTACGTCGACCATGCCCTCTTCCTTGCCCCAGGACTCCGCCGAGCCGCGCCCTGTGCGCGGGCGGTGGTACCGCCGGTCCGTTGTGGAGCGGGACCCGGCGGTCGTCGCGAAGGACCGCCGCAGGCGCCTCGCGATGCGTGTGACGAGTTGCGTGCTCGTGCTGGCGCTCGTCGTCGCTGGCGGCTTCGTGGCCAAGCTGCGGGGAAATGTCCAGACGGCGCCCCTCACCCTGGGGGCTGGGGGAACGCTCGACGACGGGCCGCTCGACATCCTGCTGCTCGGCACGGACACGCGCTCGGCTGAGAACGCGAAGTACGGCGGATCGGAGTTCACGACGGGCGAGGGGCATTCCGACGTCATGATGCTCATGCACATGTCGGCGGACCGAAAGCGCGTCACGGTCGTGAGCTTCCCCCGCGACACGCTCGTCCCGCTGCCCGCCTGCACGGACCCGCACACGGGCAAGACCTACCCGGCTCAGGACCTCGCGATGCTCAACTACGCGCTGAGCTACGGCGGGCCCGGATGCACGGTCGCAGCCATCAACAAGCTGACGGGTCTGAACATCGATCACTTCATGATGGCGGACTTCACGGCGGTCAAGGAGATCTCGAACGTCGTGGGCGGCGTCGACGTGTGTCTGAACTCTGCCGTGACGGACCCGATGAGCGGCCTCAAGCTGCCTGCTGGCGTCTCGTCCGTGAAAGGCGACTCGGCCCTGGCCTACCTGCGGACCCGCCATGGCTTCTCGGACGGCGGCGACATTGGCCGCATCCGCGCGCAGCAGGCGTTCATGGCGTCGCTGACCCGCAAGATCAAAAGCGAGAACACGCTGACGAACCTGCCGCGCCTCTACCGGATCGCGGACGCCATGACGCAGAACCTCACGGTGGACGAGGGGCTCTCGAACATCCCCACCCTCATCGCGGTGGCCAAGAACATGAACGACGCCGACCTCGGGGACATCGCCTTCGTGACGCTGCCGACGATCACCTACGAGCCGGACCCGAACCGGCTTGCGGTGGACGAGTCCAAGGCGAGCCGTCTCTTCGACGTCCTTCGTCGCGACGGCGATGTCACGGAGCGCCCCGCCGCGCCAGCCCCGTCGTCGCCCGCCCCGTCTCCGTCCGCCACAGACACGCAGAAGCCGTCCGCGAGCAGGACGCCTACCCCGAGCCCGACCGCCACGGAGCCCGCGCTCCAGCGCGCGGGCATCCCCGTCTACGTCATCAACGCGCTCGGGGACACGGGCCGGCCCGCCGAGGTCGTGAGGATCCTCAAGAAGGCCGGATACACGTCGGCCGAGGACGGCGGCAAGGGGGACACGACGGTGCCCGCCACGCAGATCCTCTACACGGACGGGTACGAGGAGGTGGCCAAGGACCTGGCCGCCAAGCTCAAGGTCAACAACGCCCAGCTCGTCAAGACCGCGTCCGTGGTGAGCGTTCAGGTGCTGGTCGGCGAGGACTTCGCGCAGGGCACGACGGTGTCCTCCGCGAAAGACACCGTCGGCGGCGGGCTCTCGGGGCAGACGGCCAACCAGGTCACGTGCCAGCAGGGCAATCCGAGCGAGTAGGCCCACCTTCGCGGCGGATGTCCACCATGTGGAATGCCCTGTCCAGTCGCTGAGACCTCGCCGCCGCGCGAGTGTTACGTTCTTAGGACACATGCGCCGGATGGCGCCCCGGACCACGGGCGGGCGGCGGAAGCCGAACCTCGCCCGGCGACTGCAAGGAGCCGCGTTGAAGAACCTCCAGAAGCCCTCGGGCATGCCGTTCTCTCGGTACACGCCTTTCCACGAGCAGATCGCCGTCAGCCTTCCCGACCGCACATGGCCGGACCGCCGCAGGGACGTCGCTCCCCGCTGGTGCGCCGTGGACCTGCGCGACGGCAACCAGGCGCTCATCGACCCGATGGACAGCGAGCGCAAGCTCGAGATGTTCGACCTGCTCGTCGACATGGGCTTCAAGGAGATCGAGGTCGGGTTCCCGGCCGCCTCTCAGACGGACTTCGACTTCGTGCGCGAGCTGATCGAGCAGGACCGCATCCCGGACGACGTCCACATCCAGGTCCTGACGCAGGCGCGAGAGCACCTCATCGAGCGGACCTTCGAGTCCCTGCGCGGCTCTGATCGCGCGATCGTTCACCTCTACAACTCGACGTCCGTCCTTCAGCGCCGCGTCGTCTTCCGGGAGGACCAGGACGGCATCGTCGACATCGCCACCCAGGGCGCCCGACTGTGCCGCAAGTTCGAGGAGGAGCTCCGCGGCACGAACGTCGTGTACGAGTACTCGCCCGAGTCCTTCACGGGCACGGAGCTCGACTTCGCGGCCCGCATCTGCGGCGAGGTCGCCGAGATCTTCGAGGTCGGTCCCGACCGGCCCGTCATCGTCAACCTGCCCGCCACCGTCGAGATGGCCACGCCCAACGTCTACGCGGACTCCATCGAGTGGATGCATCGCAACCTGCCGCACCGCGAGAACGTCATCCTCTCCCTGCACCCGCACAACGATCGCGGCACGGGTGTGGCCGCGGCTGAGCTCGGCTACCTGGCCGGCGCGGACCGCATCGAGGGCTGCCTGTTCGGCAACGGCGAGCGCACCGGCAACGTCGACCTCGTGACGCTGGGACTCAACATGTTCAGCCAGGGCATCGACCCGCAGCTGGACTTCAGCCAGATGGACCATATCCGCCGGACCGCCGAGCACTGCACCCAGCTCGCCGTGCCGGAGCGCTCGCCGTACGGCGGAGACCTCGTCTTCACCGCCTTCTCCGGCTCCCACCAGGACGCCATCAAGAAGGGCCTCGAGCAGATGGAGGCGGACGCCGCGGCCGCCGGGGTGGGCATCGATGACATCCCCTGGGCCGTCCCGTACCTGCCCATCGACCCGAAGGACCTGGGCCGCAGCTACGACGCGGTCATCCGCGTCAACTCGCAGTCCGGCAAGGGAGGCGTGGCGTACCTGCTGAAGAACGAGCGCCAGCTGGACCTGCCGCGCCGCGCACAGATCGAGTTCTCGAAGGTCGTCCAGCACCGCAACGACACGGTCGGCGGCGAGGTCACCGGCCAGGAGCTGTGGGCCATCTTCACGGACGAGTACCTGCCAGCCGCCGGGGAGGGGGCGGACCGCTGGGGCCGCTTCCGCATCGGCAACGTGCGCACGCGAGAGGACGGGGAGCACCCTTTCACCCTCGAGCTGCGACTCGACGATGCAGGTGAGGTCTCGACGAGGTTCGGCCACGGCACGGGCCCGGTTGACGCTCTCCTGTCGATCTTCGCGGAGGTTGGCGTGGACGTCCGCGTCCTCGACTACGCGCAGCACGCGCTGAGCGCCGGCGGCGACTCCCGCGCGGCCGCGTACGTCGAGTGCGCTGTGGGCGGCCGGGTTCTGTGGGGCGTCGGGATCCATGACAACACGACGACGGCGTCCCTCAACGCGATTGTCTCCGCCGTCAACCGGGCCTGCCGCCTGGAGGCCTCCGAGGACGCGGATCGGTAGTCTGGACGGGTGAGTCGAGCCCGTTCCAAGACGTATTCCACGCGCGCGATCGTCCTGCGGACGCACCCGCTCGGCGAGGCCGACCGGATCGTCGTGCTCGCCACGCGGGAGCACGGCCTGGTCCGGGCGGTGGCCAAGGGGGTCCGCAAGCCCTCGAGCCGCTTCGGCGCCCGGCTTGAGCCGTTCATGGTCTCCGACATCCAGGCCTCGGAGGGCCGCGGCCTGCACACGGTGACGCAGGCCGTCTCGGTGGCCGGCTACGGCGTGGGGATCGTGCAGGACATGGACGCGTTCCTCTTCGCCTCGGCCATCGCGGAACTCGCGGAGGTCCTGGGGGAGGGGGACGCGTCCGTGCCGCTCTACGACCTCCTGCTTGGAGCCTTCGCGGCCCTCGCACGCGCCGCATACCCGCCTCAGCTGATCTTCGACGCGTTCGCGATCAGGGCGCTCGCCCGCGCCGGCTGGGACATGAGCGTGGACGCGTGCGCGGTGACAGGCAGCGTCGAGGGGCTCAACGCCTTCTCACCGAGCCACGGCGGCGTCATCGCCGCGCGCGTGCCCGGCGCCTCCGCGCTGCGGCCCGGCACCCGGGAGCTCTTGTCTTCGCTAAAATCGGGTGACTGGTCTTCGGCCCTCGGCTCAGACGAGGCGGCGCGGCGCCAGGCTCACGGCCTGACGAAGTCCTTCCTCGGCTGGCACCTGGAGCGGACCATGTCCTCACTCTCGCGATTCGATCGGCAGACATGACTACCCCCTCTCTCGTCCCGCCCCCGCCGCACCCGTCGGGTGCCCGCCCGCCCCGGATCCCCCGCCAGTTCGTCCCGAAGCACGTCGCCATCGTCATGGACGGCAACGGGCGCTGGGCCAACGCCCGGGGCCTTCCTCGGACGGAGGGGCACAAGGCGGGGGAGCGCGCTCTCATGGAGGTCATGGCCGGCGCCGTCGAGCTGGGGATCCAGCACGTCTCCGTCTACGCATTCTCGACGGAGAACTGGAAGCGCAGCCCGGACGAGGTCCGTTTCCTCATGGGCTTCTCTCGCGACGTCGTCCGGGACCGCAGCCACACCCTCAATGAGTGGGGAGTGCGCATCACCTGGTCGGGGCGGGAGCCGCGCCTGTGGAAGTCTGTTATCCGCGAGCTCAAGGCTGCGGAGGACCTGACGCGAGGCAACACGGGGCCCAACCTGAACATGTGCGTCAATTACGGCGGCCGGGCGGAGATTCTCGACGCCGTCAACCAGCTCGCCGCCGAGGTG from Falsarthrobacter nasiphocae includes the following:
- the ybeY gene encoding rRNA maturation RNase YbeY; the protein is MSVEFINETDAEVNVTAVLACARFVLERMHLHPETDVAITLISPEEMERLHLDWMDLEGPTDVMSFPMDELRPGSPGSVTGVGVLGDVAICPAVAAEQAAAQGHSLDDEVLLLLTHSLLHLMGFDHDDDAARARMFALQDELLTSFLGRPAPKATTA
- a CDS encoding PhoH family protein is translated as MTDHSEPAESVLTFGSSEEALRVLGPGDRTIGFVESRLPGVVLTPRGESLRVSAPDAAALRRAEDLLGELRGVARRGTPVTEHLIGQVVSMLDARGDEPGAVPAPSEVLTTNILSSRGKSIRPKTLNQQRYVEAIDANTIVFGLGPAGTGKTYLAMAKAVQALQRKEVNRIILTRPAVEAGERLGYLPGTLSDKIDPYLRPLYDALHDMLDPESIPRLMEAGTIEVAPLAFMRGRTLNDAFIILDEAQNTTADQMKMFLTRLGFASKMVVTGDSSQVDLPTGSKSGLAVVESILDGVNDIDFVHLTAGDVVRHRLVSDIVNAYGVWDERGANGGRA
- a CDS encoding LCP family protein, with amino-acid sequence MPSSLPQDSAEPRPVRGRWYRRSVVERDPAVVAKDRRRRLAMRVTSCVLVLALVVAGGFVAKLRGNVQTAPLTLGAGGTLDDGPLDILLLGTDTRSAENAKYGGSEFTTGEGHSDVMMLMHMSADRKRVTVVSFPRDTLVPLPACTDPHTGKTYPAQDLAMLNYALSYGGPGCTVAAINKLTGLNIDHFMMADFTAVKEISNVVGGVDVCLNSAVTDPMSGLKLPAGVSSVKGDSALAYLRTRHGFSDGGDIGRIRAQQAFMASLTRKIKSENTLTNLPRLYRIADAMTQNLTVDEGLSNIPTLIAVAKNMNDADLGDIAFVTLPTITYEPDPNRLAVDESKASRLFDVLRRDGDVTERPAAPAPSSPAPSPSATDTQKPSASRTPTPSPTATEPALQRAGIPVYVINALGDTGRPAEVVRILKKAGYTSAEDGGKGDTTVPATQILYTDGYEEVAKDLAAKLKVNNAQLVKTASVVSVQVLVGEDFAQGTTVSSAKDTVGGGLSGQTANQVTCQQGNPSE
- the era gene encoding GTPase Era → MSNENRGAAPHRAEAEREEFAEPVEGFRAGFLSFVGRPNAGKSTLTNALVGDKVAITSNKPQTTRHAIRGIVHGSDFQLVLVDTPGLHRPRTLLGKRLNELVAQTLADVDAIAFCIPADEPIGPGDRFIAQHIRDMGRKPLIAIVTKADRVSRQALGEQLLAVQKLGESVTDGEGWTEIIPVSATAGFQVDEVARVLAQHMPVSPPLYPLGSVTDDEDAKIVSELVREAALEGVRDELPHSLAATVEEILPREGRPADRPLLDVRVTVYVERPSQKAIIIGKGGSRLKHIGATARPEIERRLGSQVHLDLHVKVLKDWQRDPKQLNRLGF
- the leuA gene encoding 2-isopropylmalate synthase, with product MKNLQKPSGMPFSRYTPFHEQIAVSLPDRTWPDRRRDVAPRWCAVDLRDGNQALIDPMDSERKLEMFDLLVDMGFKEIEVGFPAASQTDFDFVRELIEQDRIPDDVHIQVLTQAREHLIERTFESLRGSDRAIVHLYNSTSVLQRRVVFREDQDGIVDIATQGARLCRKFEEELRGTNVVYEYSPESFTGTELDFAARICGEVAEIFEVGPDRPVIVNLPATVEMATPNVYADSIEWMHRNLPHRENVILSLHPHNDRGTGVAAAELGYLAGADRIEGCLFGNGERTGNVDLVTLGLNMFSQGIDPQLDFSQMDHIRRTAEHCTQLAVPERSPYGGDLVFTAFSGSHQDAIKKGLEQMEADAAAAGVGIDDIPWAVPYLPIDPKDLGRSYDAVIRVNSQSGKGGVAYLLKNERQLDLPRRAQIEFSKVVQHRNDTVGGEVTGQELWAIFTDEYLPAAGEGADRWGRFRIGNVRTREDGEHPFTLELRLDDAGEVSTRFGHGTGPVDALLSIFAEVGVDVRVLDYAQHALSAGGDSRAAAYVECAVGGRVLWGVGIHDNTTTASLNAIVSAVNRACRLEASEDADR
- a CDS encoding hemolysin family protein, which codes for MTYLLLGILFAIAISLAAVLLAAESALSYLPRSEAERLGRGRHGASIQRILAHPHSHLHGVRFLRIFFEMSAATAVAFIAVELIESLWIAGLVTTVVMAALSFVIVGVSPRQFGRAHSSAVVVATAPTVSFLCRLLGPIPRWLADAGRKLAGESAPVDDAFFTEEEFREFVDRASDADYIEDEEAELIHSVFDLGDTLVAGVMVPRTDMITIHREEPLEKAVRLFVRSGFSRIPVINESADDVVGMLYFKDVAARLHGPHRGGGSHVDPASLTAEDVAREARYVPDSMQAAELLRQLQRESIHVAIVVDEYGGTAGLVTLEDVLEEIVGEIVDEYDAKDIVPVPTEDGGWEVPARMSLDDLGDLVGAEIEDDDVETAGGLLAKALGRVPIVGSRGEILGLDLVATRSEGRRNRISHLVVHYRPSHEAATEEDA
- a CDS encoding isoprenyl transferase, which gives rise to MTTPSLVPPPPHPSGARPPRIPRQFVPKHVAIVMDGNGRWANARGLPRTEGHKAGERALMEVMAGAVELGIQHVSVYAFSTENWKRSPDEVRFLMGFSRDVVRDRSHTLNEWGVRITWSGREPRLWKSVIRELKAAEDLTRGNTGPNLNMCVNYGGRAEILDAVNQLAAEVAAGRLRPGSIRESTLERFLYSPDLPDVDLFLRTSGEQRTSNFLPWQSTYAEMLFLDELWPDVDRTTLWRAVEEYAQRDRRYGGAVDKVAQG
- the recO gene encoding DNA repair protein RecO, translating into MSRARSKTYSTRAIVLRTHPLGEADRIVVLATREHGLVRAVAKGVRKPSSRFGARLEPFMVSDIQASEGRGLHTVTQAVSVAGYGVGIVQDMDAFLFASAIAELAEVLGEGDASVPLYDLLLGAFAALARAAYPPQLIFDAFAIRALARAGWDMSVDACAVTGSVEGLNAFSPSHGGVIAARVPGASALRPGTRELLSSLKSGDWSSALGSDEAARRQAHGLTKSFLGWHLERTMSSLSRFDRQT